A DNA window from Streptomyces parvus contains the following coding sequences:
- a CDS encoding glutathionylspermidine synthase family protein: MERRTIEPRPGWQETVEAQGVVYPLTRYPDDSLRPYWDESAYYVFSLPEVEALEEVVEELHTMSLAAAAHIVDHDRFAELGITDPRLAGLVAESWRRRAELPSVYGRFDLRYDGSGPAKLLEYNADTPTSLVEAASAQWFWMEDRFPGADQWNSLHERLVDAWKRQAPLLPPGPLHFVHSDGDEIGEDLMTVAYLRETADQAGLETHALSVEEIGWDRLSGRFVDDRLRFIRSCFKLYPWEWLATDRFGPQVLDTLDNGGGSGTTCWIEPAWKMLLSNKALLAILWELYPGHPNLLPAYLDGPRELAGPDGAGYVSKPLLGREGAGVDLHGPGSPPVPRDEPCCYQELAPLPEIDGNRVVLGAWTVEDEAAGLGIRESAGPVTDEYARFLPHVLL; this comes from the coding sequence ATGGAGCGCCGCACGATCGAGCCGCGCCCCGGCTGGCAGGAGACCGTCGAGGCGCAGGGCGTCGTCTACCCGCTCACCCGCTACCCCGACGACTCGCTCCGCCCGTACTGGGACGAGAGTGCCTACTACGTCTTCTCGCTGCCCGAGGTCGAGGCGCTGGAGGAGGTCGTCGAGGAACTGCACACGATGAGCCTGGCCGCCGCCGCGCACATCGTCGACCACGACCGGTTCGCCGAACTCGGCATCACCGACCCGCGGCTGGCCGGACTCGTCGCCGAGTCCTGGCGCCGCCGTGCCGAACTGCCTTCCGTGTACGGGCGGTTCGACCTGCGCTACGACGGGAGCGGCCCGGCGAAGCTGCTGGAGTACAACGCCGACACTCCGACCTCGCTGGTGGAGGCGGCGAGCGCGCAGTGGTTCTGGATGGAGGACCGGTTCCCCGGGGCGGACCAGTGGAACTCCCTGCACGAGCGGCTGGTCGACGCCTGGAAGCGGCAGGCACCCCTGCTGCCGCCGGGCCCGCTGCACTTCGTCCACTCCGACGGCGACGAGATCGGCGAGGACCTGATGACGGTCGCGTATCTGCGCGAGACCGCCGACCAGGCCGGCCTGGAGACGCACGCGCTGTCCGTCGAGGAGATCGGCTGGGACCGGCTGTCGGGCCGGTTCGTCGACGACCGGCTGCGCTTCATCCGCAGCTGTTTCAAGCTCTACCCCTGGGAGTGGCTGGCCACGGACCGCTTCGGCCCGCAGGTCCTGGACACCCTCGACAACGGGGGCGGCTCCGGCACCACCTGCTGGATCGAGCCCGCCTGGAAGATGCTGCTCTCCAACAAGGCGCTGCTGGCGATCCTCTGGGAGCTGTATCCCGGCCACCCGAACCTGCTGCCCGCCTACCTCGACGGCCCGCGCGAGCTGGCCGGGCCCGACGGGGCGGGGTACGTCTCCAAGCCGCTGCTGGGCCGCGAGGGCGCCGGGGTCGATCTCCACGGCCCCGGCTCCCCGCCCGTCCCGCGCGACGAGCCGTGCTGCTACCAGGAGCTGGCCCCGCTGCCCGAGATCGACGGCAACCGGGTGGTGCTCGGCGCGTGGACCGTCGAGGACGAGGCGGCGGGGCTCGGCATCCGGGAGTCGGCGGGGCCGGTCACGGACGAGTACGCCCGCTTCCTGCCCCACGTCCTCCTCTGA
- a CDS encoding DUF3017 domain-containing protein → MGAGRSPADPAPAGRVTDEPEEPDRAEADGRSGRGEGASDAGAGRAAADGPSGTGASGEADGQRGRQEGASGDAADGQGGAGASGGSAGQSDAPSADESAPADGPEPTGRPRRSRRFPRFTRDTARPEGGGRAASGDAPAPARQWPLLTVLCAAGLGLLIVVLDPFDQAFRIGTILIGGALITGAVLRWVVPSVGMLAVRSRFTDLVTYGVMGTLIVLLALVAQPEPWLDVPILEDAVRFTIR, encoded by the coding sequence ATGGGTGCTGGTAGGAGTCCGGCCGACCCCGCCCCGGCGGGCCGGGTGACGGACGAGCCGGAGGAGCCGGACCGGGCCGAGGCCGACGGGCGCAGCGGTCGCGGCGAGGGCGCTTCCGACGCGGGCGCGGGCCGCGCGGCAGCCGACGGGCCTTCCGGCACGGGCGCTTCCGGTGAGGCCGACGGGCAGCGCGGTCGCCAGGAGGGTGCCTCTGGCGATGCCGCCGACGGGCAGGGCGGTGCGGGCGCATCCGGCGGCTCCGCCGGGCAGAGCGACGCCCCGTCGGCCGATGAGTCCGCGCCGGCCGACGGGCCCGAGCCGACCGGTCGGCCTCGCCGGTCGCGGCGGTTCCCCCGGTTCACCCGGGACACCGCCCGGCCCGAGGGCGGCGGCCGGGCGGCGTCCGGTGACGCACCCGCCCCGGCCCGGCAGTGGCCGCTGCTCACCGTGCTCTGCGCGGCGGGCCTCGGCCTGCTGATCGTGGTCCTGGACCCGTTCGACCAGGCGTTCCGCATCGGCACCATCCTGATCGGCGGCGCGCTGATCACCGGTGCCGTGCTGCGCTGGGTGGTGCCCTCGGTCGGGATGCTGGCGGTACGGTCCCGCTTCACCGACCTCGTCACGTACGGGGTGATGGGCACGCTGATCGTGCTGCTCGCCCTGGTCGCCCAGCCCGAGCCGTGGCTCGACGTCCCGATCCTGGAGGACGCGGTCCGCTTCACGATCCGCTAG
- a CDS encoding bifunctional methylenetetrahydrofolate dehydrogenase/methenyltetrahydrofolate cyclohydrolase: MTAQILDGKATAAAIKSDLTVRVAALKAQGITPGLGTLLVGDDPGSRWYVNGKHRDCAQVGIGSIQRELPDTATQEEIEDVVRELNANPECTGYIVQLPLPKGIDTNRVLELMDPAKDADGLHPMSLGRLVLNETGPLPCTPQGVVQLLRAHGVEINGAHVVVVGRGVTIGRSIPLLLTRKSENATVTQCHTGTRDLSSHLRQADIIVAAAGVQHLIKPEDVKPGAAVLDVGVSRDADGKIVGDVHPGVREVAAWVAPNPGGVGPMTRAQLLVNVVEAAERAAAEAADAAAAG, from the coding sequence ATGACTGCCCAGATTCTCGATGGCAAGGCCACCGCTGCCGCGATCAAATCCGATCTGACCGTCCGTGTGGCGGCCCTCAAGGCCCAGGGGATCACTCCCGGCCTCGGAACCCTGCTCGTCGGGGACGACCCGGGCAGCCGGTGGTACGTCAACGGCAAGCACCGCGACTGCGCCCAGGTCGGCATCGGTTCCATCCAGCGCGAACTCCCCGACACCGCCACCCAGGAGGAGATCGAGGACGTCGTCCGGGAGCTGAACGCCAACCCGGAGTGCACCGGCTACATCGTCCAGCTGCCGCTGCCCAAGGGCATCGACACCAACCGGGTCCTGGAGCTGATGGACCCGGCGAAGGACGCCGACGGGCTGCACCCGATGAGCCTCGGCCGCCTCGTCCTCAACGAGACCGGCCCGCTGCCCTGCACCCCCCAGGGCGTCGTCCAGCTGCTCCGCGCACACGGTGTCGAGATCAACGGGGCGCACGTCGTGGTCGTCGGACGCGGCGTCACCATCGGCCGGTCGATCCCGCTGCTGCTGACCCGCAAGTCGGAGAACGCCACGGTGACCCAGTGCCACACCGGCACCCGGGACCTCTCCTCGCACCTGCGCCAGGCCGACATCATCGTCGCCGCCGCCGGGGTGCAGCACCTCATCAAGCCCGAGGACGTGAAGCCGGGCGCGGCCGTGCTCGACGTCGGCGTCAGCCGGGACGCGGACGGCAAGATCGTCGGCGATGTGCACCCGGGGGTCCGCGAGGTGGCCGCCTGGGTCGCCCCGAACCCCGGGGGCGTCGGCCCGATGACCCGCGCGCAGCTGCTGGTCAACGTGGTCGAGGCGGCCGAGCGGGCCGCCGCCGAGGCCGCCGACGCCGCCGCCGCGGGCTGA
- the purH gene encoding bifunctional phosphoribosylaminoimidazolecarboxamide formyltransferase/IMP cyclohydrolase: MSVNKPIRRALVSVYDKTGLEDLARGLHEAGVELVSTGSTAGKIAAAGVPVTKVEELTGFPECLDGRVKTLHPRVHAGILADLRLDAHREQLAELGVEPFDLVVVNLYPFKATVASGASDDECVEQIDIGGPSMVRAAAKNHPSVAVVTSPERYADVLAAVKAGGFDLTARKRLAAEAFQHTAAYDVAVASWFADDYAAADDSGLPEFLGDTFARKNVLRYGENPHQPAALYTSGDGGLAEAEQLHGKEMSYNNYTDTDAARRAAYDHAEPCVAIIKHANPCGIAIGADVAEAHRKAHACDPLSAFGGVIAVNRPVTVELAEQVAEIFTEVIVAPAYEDGAVEVLARKKNIRVLRAPDAPTAAFEVKPIDGGALLQVADRLQADGDDPAGWTLATGEALTEAELKELAFAWKASRAVKSNAILLAKDGASVGVGMGQVNRVDSAKLAVERAGAERAAGSYAASDAFFPFPDGLEILTAAGIKAVVQPGGSVRDELVIEAAQKAGVTMYFTGTRHFFH, encoded by the coding sequence ATGTCGGTGAATAAGCCCATCCGCCGCGCCCTGGTCAGTGTCTACGACAAGACAGGGCTCGAAGACCTCGCCCGCGGTCTGCACGAGGCGGGCGTCGAACTCGTCTCCACCGGCTCCACCGCCGGGAAGATCGCCGCCGCCGGAGTCCCGGTCACCAAGGTCGAGGAGCTCACCGGCTTCCCCGAGTGCCTGGACGGCCGCGTCAAGACGCTGCACCCCCGCGTCCACGCCGGCATCCTCGCCGACCTCCGTCTCGACGCCCACCGCGAACAGCTCGCCGAGCTGGGCGTCGAGCCCTTCGACCTGGTCGTGGTGAACCTCTACCCGTTCAAGGCGACGGTCGCCTCGGGCGCCTCCGACGACGAGTGCGTCGAGCAGATCGACATCGGCGGCCCCTCGATGGTCCGCGCCGCCGCCAAGAACCACCCCTCCGTGGCCGTCGTCACGAGCCCCGAGCGGTACGCGGACGTCCTCGCGGCCGTGAAGGCGGGCGGCTTCGACCTGACCGCCCGCAAGCGGCTGGCCGCCGAGGCGTTCCAGCACACCGCCGCCTACGACGTGGCCGTCGCCTCCTGGTTCGCGGACGACTACGCGGCCGCCGACGACTCGGGCCTCCCGGAGTTCCTGGGCGACACCTTCGCCCGCAAGAACGTCCTGCGCTACGGCGAGAACCCGCACCAGCCCGCCGCGCTCTACACCTCCGGCGACGGCGGTCTCGCCGAGGCCGAGCAGCTGCACGGCAAGGAGATGTCCTACAACAACTACACGGACACCGACGCCGCCCGTCGCGCCGCCTACGACCACGCCGAGCCCTGCGTCGCGATCATCAAGCACGCCAACCCGTGCGGGATCGCGATCGGCGCCGACGTCGCCGAGGCGCACCGCAAGGCGCACGCCTGCGACCCGCTCTCCGCGTTCGGCGGTGTCATCGCCGTCAACCGCCCGGTGACCGTCGAGCTGGCCGAGCAGGTCGCGGAGATCTTCACCGAGGTCATCGTCGCCCCGGCCTACGAGGACGGCGCCGTGGAGGTGCTGGCCCGCAAGAAGAACATCCGCGTGCTGCGCGCCCCCGACGCCCCCACCGCCGCCTTCGAGGTCAAGCCGATCGACGGCGGCGCGCTGCTCCAGGTCGCCGACCGCCTCCAGGCCGACGGCGACGACCCCGCCGGCTGGACGCTCGCCACCGGCGAGGCGCTGACCGAGGCCGAGCTGAAGGAGCTGGCCTTCGCCTGGAAGGCGAGCCGCGCGGTCAAGTCCAACGCGATCCTGCTCGCCAAGGACGGCGCCTCGGTCGGCGTCGGCATGGGCCAGGTCAACCGGGTCGACTCCGCCAAGCTCGCCGTCGAGCGGGCGGGCGCTGAGCGGGCCGCCGGTTCGTACGCCGCCTCCGACGCGTTCTTCCCGTTCCCCGACGGCCTGGAGATCCTCACGGCCGCCGGTATCAAGGCCGTCGTCCAGCCGGGCGGATCCGTCCGCGACGAGCTGGTGATCGAGGCCGCGCAGAAGGCCGGCGTGACCATGTACTTCACGGGCACGCGCCACTTCTTCCACTGA
- a CDS encoding carboxymuconolactone decarboxylase family protein, which yields MTTSHSHHHTPAGLAPEEPQRISVSQLLPDVYKAMVRLDIAARQGLDPVLVELVKIRASQLNQCAFCLDMHSKDALAAGESAERIIQLSAWRESRHFYTGKELAALALTEAVTVLTDGFVPDEVYAEVSQHFEETELAQLIAAITVINAWNRFGVTGRLAPGHYTPGDFKS from the coding sequence ATGACCACCTCGCACAGCCACCACCACACCCCCGCCGGCCTCGCCCCCGAGGAGCCGCAGCGGATCTCCGTCTCCCAGCTGCTCCCGGACGTCTACAAGGCGATGGTCCGGCTCGACATCGCCGCCCGCCAGGGCCTGGACCCCGTCCTGGTCGAGCTGGTGAAGATCCGCGCCTCGCAGCTCAACCAGTGCGCGTTCTGCCTGGACATGCACAGCAAGGACGCGCTCGCGGCGGGCGAGTCCGCCGAGCGGATCATCCAGCTCAGCGCCTGGCGGGAGTCGCGGCACTTCTACACCGGGAAGGAGTTGGCGGCGCTCGCGCTGACCGAGGCGGTCACCGTGCTCACCGACGGCTTCGTCCCGGACGAGGTGTACGCGGAGGTGTCCCAGCACTTCGAGGAGACCGAGCTGGCCCAGCTGATCGCGGCGATCACCGTGATCAACGCCTGGAACCGCTTCGGCGTCACCGGCCGGCTGGCCCCCGGCCACTACACGCCGGGCGACTTCAAGAGCTGA
- a CDS encoding XRE family transcriptional regulator, which yields MPRWKALPEELDPQIREFASQLRRLVDRSGLNINAVADRTGYSKTSWERYLNGRLLAPRGAVVALAEVTGTPQHHLTTMWELAERAWSRAEMRHDMTMEAIRITQARAALGELGTAAPGAPAGGRSGRSAGGGRHGASGSGARVPTAAGPAGTDAPPRDAHGKGPYGGGAYEPGDDDTRRLILPTQRGTAPAPARHPDRPYDGVPNQGARRPERNAPGNADGASGSGRKAGGTGPGNAPGGRRKGLMLAVGAVGALIVVVGAVLLAPGGDEAAKATPPPSATPTTGATELPLGVECSGADCAGQDPEAMGCGGEFARTVASAVVGGSKVEVRYSKVCSAAWARLTEAAIGDTVQITGGADPQNGEVMGDTDAYTPMVAVKKASDAEACATLTSGTKGCTGPGE from the coding sequence ATGCCTCGTTGGAAGGCACTGCCCGAAGAGCTCGACCCGCAGATCAGGGAGTTCGCCAGCCAGTTGCGCCGGCTCGTCGACCGCAGCGGACTGAACATCAACGCCGTGGCCGACCGCACGGGTTACAGCAAGACGTCCTGGGAGAGGTATCTCAACGGACGGCTGCTCGCCCCGCGCGGGGCCGTCGTGGCGCTCGCCGAGGTGACGGGCACCCCGCAGCACCACCTCACGACCATGTGGGAGCTGGCGGAGCGGGCCTGGAGCCGGGCCGAGATGCGCCATGACATGACGATGGAGGCCATCCGCATCACGCAGGCCCGCGCCGCGCTCGGTGAGCTCGGCACGGCGGCCCCCGGCGCCCCGGCGGGCGGCCGGTCCGGCCGGTCCGCCGGCGGCGGCCGGCACGGCGCGTCCGGTTCCGGAGCACGGGTTCCCACCGCCGCGGGCCCGGCCGGTACGGACGCCCCGCCCCGCGACGCCCACGGCAAGGGCCCGTACGGCGGCGGCGCCTACGAGCCCGGCGACGACGACACGCGCCGGCTCATCCTCCCCACCCAGCGCGGCACCGCACCGGCCCCCGCCCGCCACCCGGACCGGCCGTACGACGGCGTGCCGAACCAGGGCGCGCGGCGACCGGAGCGGAACGCGCCGGGGAACGCCGACGGCGCCTCCGGCTCCGGCCGGAAGGCCGGCGGCACCGGACCGGGCAACGCCCCCGGAGGCCGCCGGAAGGGCCTCATGCTCGCCGTCGGAGCCGTCGGCGCGCTGATCGTCGTGGTCGGCGCGGTGCTGCTGGCACCGGGCGGCGACGAAGCGGCCAAGGCGACCCCGCCCCCGTCGGCGACCCCCACCACGGGGGCGACCGAGCTGCCCCTGGGCGTCGAGTGCAGCGGTGCGGACTGCGCCGGGCAGGACCCCGAGGCGATGGGCTGCGGCGGCGAGTTCGCCCGTACGGTGGCCAGCGCCGTGGTCGGCGGCAGCAAGGTCGAGGTCCGCTACAGCAAGGTCTGCTCCGCCGCCTGGGCCCGCCTCACCGAGGCGGCGATCGGCGACACCGTGCAGATCACCGGGGGTGCCGACCCCCAGAACGGCGAGGTCATGGGGGACACCGACGCGTACACCCCGATGGTCGCGGTGAAGAAGGCGTCCGACGCCGAGGCCTGCGCCACGCTCACCTCGGGCACGAAGGGCTGCACCGGGCCGGGCGAGTGA
- a CDS encoding malate dehydrogenase, translating into MTRTPVNVTVTGAAGQIGYALLFRIASGHLLGPDVPVNLRLLEIPQGLKAAEGTAMELDDCAFPLLRGIEITDDPDVGFAGANVALLVGARPRTKGMERGDLLAANGGIFKPQGKAINDHAADDIKVLVVGNPANTNALIAQAAAPDVPAERFTAMTRLDHNRAISQLAAKTGAAVSDIKKLTIWGNHSATQYPDIFHAEIAGKNAAEVVNDEVWLADTFIPTVAKRGAAIIEARGASSAASAANAAIDHVHTWVNGTAEGDWTSMGIPSDGSYGVPEGIISSFPVTTKDGKYEIVQGLDINEFSRARIDASVKELTEERDAVRELGLI; encoded by the coding sequence ATGACCCGCACTCCCGTGAATGTCACCGTGACCGGCGCAGCCGGCCAGATCGGCTACGCGCTGCTCTTCCGCATCGCCTCCGGCCACCTGCTCGGCCCGGACGTGCCGGTCAACCTGCGCCTCCTGGAGATCCCGCAGGGCCTCAAGGCCGCCGAGGGCACCGCCATGGAGCTCGACGACTGCGCCTTCCCGCTGCTCCGCGGTATCGAGATCACCGACGACCCCGACGTCGGCTTCGCCGGTGCGAACGTCGCCCTGCTCGTCGGCGCCCGCCCGCGCACCAAGGGCATGGAGCGCGGCGACCTGCTCGCCGCCAACGGCGGCATCTTCAAGCCGCAGGGCAAGGCCATCAACGACCACGCCGCGGACGACATCAAGGTTCTCGTCGTCGGCAACCCGGCCAACACCAACGCGCTCATCGCGCAGGCCGCCGCCCCGGACGTACCGGCCGAGCGCTTCACCGCGATGACCCGCCTGGACCACAACCGCGCGATCTCGCAGCTGGCCGCCAAGACCGGCGCCGCCGTCTCCGACATCAAGAAGCTGACGATCTGGGGCAACCACTCGGCCACCCAGTACCCGGACATCTTCCACGCGGAGATCGCCGGCAAGAACGCGGCCGAGGTCGTCAACGACGAGGTGTGGCTGGCCGACACCTTCATCCCGACCGTCGCCAAGCGCGGCGCCGCGATCATCGAGGCCCGTGGCGCGTCCTCCGCCGCCTCGGCCGCCAACGCGGCCATCGACCACGTGCACACCTGGGTCAACGGCACCGCCGAGGGCGACTGGACCTCGATGGGCATCCCGTCGGACGGCTCCTACGGCGTCCCCGAGGGCATCATCTCCTCCTTCCCGGTCACCACGAAGGACGGCAAGTACGAGATCGTCCAGGGCCTGGACATCAACGAGTTCTCCCGTGCGCGCATCGACGCGTCGGTCAAGGAGCTCACCGAGGAGCGCGACGCGGTCCGCGAACTCGGCCTCATCTGA
- a CDS encoding PLP-dependent aminotransferase family protein, which translates to MTDSWATFGADLHLEPVGQGLRSGLMEALREAVRTGRLAPGTRLPSSRALAADLGVARNTVADAYAELVAEGWLTARQGSGTRVAQRSAPRRTDPAAAPARPVRSGAGYDLKPGTPDLSGFPRTAWLRAARKALTAAPDEVFGYGDPQGRVELRTVLAEYLARARGVYADPERIVICAGFAHGLALLGRVLRRRRVREVAVESYGLDLHTDLLTDAGLRIPCLPLDERGSRTGDLAALRGAGAVLLTPAHQFPTGVPLHPDRRAAAVDWARSTGGLILEDDYDGEFRYDRQPVGALQGLDPERVVHLGTASKSLAPGLRLGWMVLPRHLVGEVMAAKGMADRVSGSPDQLTLAEFIASGAYDRHVRSMRLRYRRRRDQLVAALADRAPGIEVSGIAAGLHAVLELPAGAERSVIQAAAFQGLALEGLSRYRHPDAPATRDALVIGYGSPSESAWAGALDALCRVLP; encoded by the coding sequence ATGACGGATTCCTGGGCCACTTTCGGCGCGGACCTGCATCTGGAGCCGGTCGGCCAGGGGCTGCGCAGCGGGTTGATGGAGGCGCTGCGCGAGGCGGTGCGCACCGGCCGCCTCGCCCCCGGCACCCGGCTGCCGTCCTCCCGGGCGCTCGCCGCCGATCTGGGCGTCGCCCGCAACACGGTCGCCGACGCCTACGCCGAACTGGTCGCCGAGGGCTGGCTCACCGCCCGCCAGGGCTCCGGGACCCGGGTCGCCCAGCGGTCCGCGCCGCGCCGCACGGACCCGGCGGCGGCCCCCGCCCGGCCGGTCCGGTCCGGGGCCGGGTACGACCTGAAGCCCGGCACGCCCGATCTGTCCGGCTTCCCGCGCACCGCCTGGCTCAGGGCCGCCCGCAAGGCGCTCACCGCCGCGCCCGACGAGGTCTTCGGCTACGGCGACCCGCAGGGCCGCGTCGAACTGCGCACCGTGCTGGCCGAGTACCTGGCGCGGGCCCGCGGCGTGTACGCCGACCCGGAGCGCATCGTCATCTGCGCCGGCTTCGCCCACGGGCTCGCGCTGCTGGGCCGGGTGCTGCGCCGCCGCCGGGTCCGGGAGGTCGCCGTCGAGTCGTACGGCCTCGACCTCCATACGGACCTCCTCACCGACGCCGGACTGCGCATCCCGTGCCTGCCGCTGGACGAGCGCGGCTCCCGCACCGGCGACCTGGCCGCGCTGCGCGGAGCCGGGGCGGTCCTGCTGACCCCGGCACACCAGTTCCCCACCGGCGTACCGCTGCACCCGGACCGGCGGGCCGCCGCCGTCGACTGGGCCCGGTCCACCGGCGGGCTGATCCTGGAGGACGACTACGACGGGGAGTTCCGGTACGACCGGCAGCCGGTGGGCGCGCTCCAGGGCCTCGACCCGGAACGGGTGGTCCATCTCGGCACCGCCAGCAAGTCGCTGGCCCCGGGGCTCCGCCTGGGCTGGATGGTGCTGCCCCGGCACCTGGTCGGCGAGGTGATGGCGGCGAAGGGCATGGCCGACCGGGTCTCCGGCTCGCCCGACCAGCTGACCCTCGCGGAGTTCATCGCCTCGGGGGCGTACGACCGGCATGTGCGCTCCATGCGGCTGCGCTACCGCCGCCGCCGCGACCAGCTCGTCGCGGCGCTCGCGGACCGCGCGCCGGGCATCGAGGTCAGCGGGATCGCGGCCGGGCTGCACGCGGTCCTCGAACTCCCCGCGGGCGCCGAGCGCTCCGTGATCCAGGCTGCCGCCTTCCAGGGCCTGGCGCTGGAGGGCCTGTCCCGCTACCGCCACCCGGACGCCCCGGCCACCCGCGACGCCCTGGTGATCGGCTACGGCTCGCCCTCCGAGAGCGCCTGGGCGGGCGCGCTGGACGCCCTGTGCCGGGTGCTGCCGTAA
- a CDS encoding DUF2079 domain-containing protein yields MLELNKSGTDRSGPGRLPAQDPGPDAAPDTRPAGDSPSTGPVASADRVPLRPYLIAGAILCALYFLYGYFQYARFGSPSWDLGIFEQEVRAYAGFDAPIVDIKGPGYLILGDHFSPIVALLAPLYWIWPSAASLLFAQAALFALGAVIVGRTTQQILGGRSGLCVTVAYGLSWGIQEAVKADFHEIAFAVPLLALVCRALLLKRYTAALLWSLPLVLVKEDLGATVAVVGFLLFVYGRRLQGALLAAFGVAAFVATLVVLIPAASSAGRYDYWTKIDKNGEQDVSMLDSVLGVLNSSVKIEMLVFLIGITAFMALRSPLTLLILPTLGWRLLSQDSNHWGMVWHYSAILMPVLFLALADGVRRSRGSHRPWLASYAKVAVPVAAAIAVAMTQHLPLRDLLRPETYRTDDARSQAARAALDAIPAGSRVETDITLMAHLTSDRTVYWVGGAPGTAPDIVAINLDFGWSRPIQDPVAYAEQLHPEARYRLKHRGGSFVVMERTTPEPTKIPGVGDG; encoded by the coding sequence GTGCTTGAGCTGAACAAGAGTGGAACGGACCGGTCGGGGCCGGGGCGGCTGCCGGCCCAGGACCCGGGGCCCGACGCCGCCCCGGACACCCGCCCGGCAGGCGACTCACCGAGCACGGGCCCGGTCGCCTCCGCCGACCGCGTACCCCTGCGCCCGTACCTCATCGCCGGCGCCATCCTGTGCGCGCTCTACTTCCTCTACGGGTACTTCCAGTACGCCCGCTTCGGCTCGCCCTCCTGGGACCTGGGGATCTTCGAGCAGGAGGTCCGGGCGTACGCCGGGTTCGACGCGCCGATCGTCGACATCAAGGGCCCCGGATACCTGATCCTCGGCGACCACTTCTCCCCGATCGTGGCGCTGCTCGCCCCGCTGTACTGGATCTGGCCGTCCGCCGCATCCCTGCTGTTCGCCCAGGCCGCGCTGTTCGCCCTGGGCGCGGTCATCGTCGGCCGCACCACGCAGCAGATCCTCGGCGGGCGCTCCGGGCTCTGCGTCACCGTCGCCTACGGACTCTCCTGGGGCATCCAGGAAGCGGTGAAGGCCGACTTCCACGAAATCGCGTTCGCCGTACCGCTGCTGGCCCTCGTCTGCCGGGCCCTGCTCCTGAAGCGGTACACGGCCGCCCTGCTCTGGTCGCTCCCGCTCGTCCTGGTCAAGGAGGACCTCGGCGCGACCGTCGCCGTCGTCGGCTTCCTGCTCTTCGTGTACGGCCGCCGCCTCCAGGGCGCGCTGCTCGCCGCCTTCGGGGTCGCCGCCTTCGTCGCCACCCTCGTCGTCCTCATCCCGGCGGCCAGCAGCGCCGGACGCTACGACTACTGGACGAAGATCGACAAGAACGGCGAGCAGGACGTCTCGATGCTGGACTCCGTCCTCGGCGTCCTCAACTCCTCCGTCAAGATCGAGATGCTGGTCTTCCTGATCGGCATCACCGCGTTCATGGCGCTGCGTTCACCGCTGACGCTGCTGATCCTCCCGACGCTCGGCTGGCGGCTGCTCTCCCAGGACAGCAACCACTGGGGCATGGTCTGGCACTACAGCGCGATCCTCATGCCGGTGCTCTTCCTCGCGCTGGCCGACGGCGTCCGCCGCAGCCGCGGATCGCACCGCCCCTGGCTCGCCTCGTACGCGAAGGTCGCCGTGCCCGTCGCCGCCGCGATCGCCGTCGCGATGACCCAGCACCTGCCGCTGCGCGATCTGCTGCGCCCGGAGACCTACCGCACCGACGACGCCCGCAGCCAGGCGGCCCGGGCGGCGCTGGACGCCATCCCGGCCGGGTCGCGGGTCGAGACGGACATCACGCTGATGGCCCACCTCACCTCCGACCGCACTGTCTACTGGGTCGGCGGAGCCCCGGGCACCGCACCCGACATCGTCGCCATCAACCTGGACTTCGGCTGGTCCCGCCCGATCCAGGACCCGGTGGCGTACGCCGAGCAGCTGCACCCGGAGGCGCGCTACCGGCTCAAGCACCGGGGCGGCAGCTTCGTGGTGATGGAGCGCACGACACCGGAGCCGACAAAGATCCCGGGCGTGGGCGACGGCTGA
- a CDS encoding RDD family protein — protein MSFGDPNNPYGQQPGQPPQGPPQGQPGYGYPQQAPQGVPQQGYGYPQQQPGQPYGAYPQQQGYGGQQPGYGGGMPELAHWGLRFGGLIVDGLVMMVPYILVIIGGAVGESFGAILAVIGFLGLIAVAIWQLYQEGTTGQTIGKKAVGIRLLREADGRPLGFGMAFVRRLAHFLDSLACYIGWLWPLWDEKKQTFADKVCSSVVVKAN, from the coding sequence ATGAGCTTCGGCGACCCGAACAACCCGTACGGGCAGCAGCCCGGCCAGCCTCCCCAGGGCCCGCCGCAGGGACAGCCCGGTTACGGCTATCCGCAGCAGGCTCCGCAGGGCGTCCCGCAGCAGGGCTACGGCTACCCGCAGCAGCAGCCCGGCCAGCCGTACGGGGCCTACCCGCAGCAGCAGGGTTACGGCGGCCAGCAGCCCGGTTACGGCGGCGGCATGCCGGAGCTGGCCCACTGGGGTCTGCGCTTCGGCGGCCTGATCGTCGACGGGCTCGTCATGATGGTCCCGTACATCCTCGTCATCATCGGTGGCGCGGTCGGCGAGTCCTTCGGCGCGATCCTCGCCGTCATCGGCTTCCTCGGCCTCATCGCCGTGGCCATCTGGCAGCTGTACCAGGAGGGCACCACCGGCCAGACGATCGGCAAGAAGGCCGTGGGTATCCGCCTGCTGCGCGAGGCCGACGGCCGTCCGCTCGGCTTCGGCATGGCCTTCGTCCGCCGCCTGGCCCACTTCCTGGACAGCCTCGCCTGCTACATCGGCTGGCTGTGGCCGCTGTGGGACGAGAAGAAGCAGACGTTCGCGGACAAGGTCTGCTCGTCCGTGGTCGTCAAGGCCAACTGA